In Candidatus Latescibacterota bacterium, a genomic segment contains:
- the lptC gene encoding LPS export ABC transporter periplasmic protein LptC has protein sequence LTALGNVVVTSREGYVLETESLVWLNIVEQIHTEDFVKVTRGADILTGYGFQGYPELKNIDIKRDVRAYLKDDEGLVDDEVERERTGSEE, from the coding sequence ACCTTACAGCTCTTGGTAATGTAGTGGTCACTTCGCGTGAGGGATATGTACTCGAGACCGAAAGCCTTGTCTGGTTGAACATTGTCGAGCAGATCCATACAGAAGATTTCGTAAAGGTGACTAGAGGGGCCGATATCCTTACAGGGTATGGTTTTCAGGGATATCCGGAATTGAAGAATATAGATATCAAGAGAGATGTCAGAGCCTATTTGAAGGACGATGAGGGACTCGTCGACGATGAGGTCGAAAGGGAGCGTACGGGTAGTGAGGAATAA